The Novipirellula galeiformis nucleotide sequence TTTGTAGTAGCGCGCTGTCATTGGCGGATATGCGTGGAAAAATTTTCGCATAGTGCCGAGTCACCACGGCTCCATCGGAAAAATCAGGTGGGTAGTCGCCGTACTTCTCGCGGTACTTCTCCACCGCTTGTTCGAGCGAATTGACTTCCATGCGGATCGCCGTTTGCCGCGCCGTGCGGACCGCGTTGTTGATCGCCGGGATCGCGATCGCCGTCAAGATCCCGATGATCGTGATCACGACCAAAATCTCCACCAGCGTGAAGCCGTGGCGGTGCGAGAATCCGTGGCGGTGCGGGCTGCCAAAGGAGCCGTGGAGTGGGTGACTGCTCATGACGTTTCAAAAGATGAAAAGGAGGATTGAAAAAGGGGCCCGTGTAACACTCTCGCGCCGCCGGCATCGCAGCCGACCGCGACAAACCAACCAACAACGACTAGCTCAGTCCGGTGATCAACTCAACCAACGGCATGAACAAACTGATCACGATGAACGCGACCGCACAGCCCAGGAACACGATCATGATCGGCTCCATCAACGCGGTTAAACTGTCCGTCAATGTCCGCACCTCTTCGTCATAGGTGTCGGCGACCTTGTACAGCATCGTGTCGAGCTCACCGGTCTCTTCGCCGACGTCGACCATGTTGACGACCAAGTCGCTGATCACCTTGGATTTGATCTTGGTGGCATACCACAGCCCCGATAACACGCCACCGCCGATGATCATGTAGGTCGACATGATCATCAAATTGCCGACCATCCCGGCCTCGTCAATCTTGCTGCCCCGCGCGGTGACCGCCACCGATAAAATCATGATCCCGGGGAACATCCCAAACAACGCCCAAAAGAATAACGCCATCGGATGGAAACCCGGCTCGCTGTGCTCGGCGAGCGGTTTGCTGATCACTTCACCTTCACGGATCTGTTCATTGGTCTTGGTGAAAATCCGCTCAAAGACCGCGTTGCCCGCCGTCTCACGGGTGATATTGATCGCCTCTAGAATCGGCACCCCGCTGCTGATCAACGTGCCCAGCGTCCGCGTCGTGCGAGCCAGAATGTTCTTTTCGATCAAGCCGCCAAAGACCGGGACCTTCAAAATGAAATTGTCGAACCCAACCCGCCCATGGCGGAATTTGCGAACCAGTTTGACGAAGATCAAGAAACAGACCGGCATCGCAATCAATAGGAACCAGTAGTTTGCGATGTAATTGCTCATCGCGATCAACAACAACGTCGGCAACGGCAACGTCAAACCGAACTCTTCGAACATCTTTTCAAACGTCGGCACGATGAACAACATAATGAACGTCAAGATCAAGGCGGCCACGGTGACGACCACACAAGGATAGATCAGTGCCCCTTTGACCTTTTTCTTGAGCGATTCGGCGCGTTCCATGAACTCCGCCAAGCGTTGCAGAATCGTTTCCAACGCACCGCCGGCCTCGCCCGCCTTGATCATGTTGACATACAAACGGTTGAACACCTTGGGCGATTTCGCCATCGCTTCGCTGAGCGTCGATCCGCCTTCGATCTCTTCGCATACATCTTGCAAGGCAAACTTCAACTTGCCTGGTTTTTCATTGTTCTCCAAGATCTTCAGCGACCGCAAAATCGGCAATCCCGCATCCTGCAGAATCGACAATTGGCGTGTGAACGCACAGATGTACTTGCTCTTCACCCCGCCGATCGAGCGGCCCCGCTTCTTCTTGCCCCCCTGGACCGTCCCCGCCGCCTGTTTCTTGACGGAGATCTTCGTGACGAAGTACCCCATCTGGCGAATGGTGGTTTGCGCCTCTTCTTCATTGGCAGCATCGATTTCATCCCGGATCTCTCGTCCGGTCGCGTCCATCGCTTCGAATTGATAAACAGGCATGATGGAAGTTTGAAGTTAGAAGGGGGAGTGAAATTTGGACGAAGAAAACAGCAAACGCAATTAAAAACCCGAGGGCGTTTAAGCTAAGCGTCTAGCGCTACATCCGCGCTCGATGCTTGATTTTTCGGTAGTGGATCTTGCTAAAGATCCCGCCGCAAAGCGGGGTGTTTCACAACCCGAAGCGTAGGCGAGGGACCACTCGTGAGGCCCGCTTGCCTCGGTCCCTCGCTCACGCTTCGGGTTGTGATTTTGACAATTATGCATCATTTAAAACCCCTTCCTACTCTTCGACGGTTTCTCGGACCACTTCATCGAGCGTGGTAATCCCGTCCGTCACCAACGCCATCCCAAATTCTCTGAGCGTGATCATTCCGTCTTTCTGAGCGACATCACGAATCTCGTCGGTCGAAGCGTTGTTCATCACCAACTCGCGAATCGTGTCATTCATCATCATCAACTCGAACATCGCGATCCGGCCTTTGTAACCCGTGTTGTTACAGTTGTCGCAACCGGCACCCTTGAAGAACTTCTTGCCCTTGATGTCGTTGCGATCCAAACCGAGGTCAAACAACAAACTGCTACTGACCTTGGTTTCTTCGCGGCACTTGGTGCAGATCCGGCGAACCAAACGCTGAGCCAAAATGGCTTCAACGGTCGCACAGATCATGAACGCTTGGATGCCCATGTCCTTGAGCCGAGTGACCGTGGCGGCGGCCGAGTTGGTGTGCAGGGTGCTAAACACCAAGTGACCCGTCAGCGCCGCTTGGATCGCGATCTCGGCCGTTTCCAAGTCACGCACTTCGCCGACGAGAATCGTGTCGGGGTCCTGACGCAAGATCGCGCGCAAACAACCGGCGAACGTCACCCCGACGTCATTGTCGATCGGAATTTGAATGATCCCTTCGATGTCATATTCGATCGGATCCTCGGTGGTCATCAATTTGTCTTTGACGTCGTTCATCTCCGAAAGCGCCGAATACAACGTCGTCGTCTTTCCGGATCCCGTCGGCCCGGTGACCAAAATGATCCCGTTGGGACGATCGATCGCCTTGCGAAATGCCGCCATCGTGACCGCGTCCATGCCGACGTTTTCAAGACTCAAGTTGACCACGCTACGGTCCAACACTCGCATCACGACGCTTTCGCCAAAGATCGTTGGCAACACGCTAACGCGAAGGTCGACCGGGTGTCCCCCGACCATCAATTCGATCCGGCCGTCCTGCGGCATTCGCCGCTCGGCGATGTCCAAACTCGCCATCACCTTGATCCGCGTCGTGATCGCAAACGCCAAGTGACGCGGCGGCGGCACCATCTCGTACAACACCCCTTCGGATTTGATGCGAATACGAAACTCGTCTTCAAAGGGCTCAAAGTGAATGTCGCTGGCGTGATCCTTGATCGCCAACAACAACACCATGTTCAACAACTTTCGCACCGGCGCGGAATCGGCCAACGCCGCCGCGTCGGTGATGTTGAATTTTTCAGTCTCCAGCGCCGAAACCATCTTTTTCAGCTCTTCGTCGTCGGCCAATTCGGCGACCAGCTTTTCGACGCTCTCCGAATCCGAGTCAAAGTGCTTGGTAATGTACTGCAGGATTTCACGCTCGGTCGTGATCACCATCGCGATGTCGTAGCCCAAAAAGGTCCGCAATTCATCTTGAATCGTCAGATTCTGAGGATCGCAAGTCGCCACGGTCAAGCGATTCAATTCCTCGTCGAACTTGAGCGGCACGATCCGGTACAACTGGGCCATCGTCTCGGTGATCTTGCCGCGCACGTCGGCGGGAATCTCAGCATCCTCCAACGACACCGTCTGCATTGACATTTGCTCGGCGAGCGCTTGGATCAACTGCTCGTCCGTGATCAATTGCATGTCTTGGGCGATCTTGCCGAACAAGGCGCCCGGTTGCTGCTCTTGTTCTTCGAGCACAATCTCGAGCTGTTCGTCGGTCATAAAACCGAGGTCGACAAGGATCTGTCCGATTCGACGTGCAGCCATAGTGGAGGTTCGAAAGGTTAAAGGTGAAATTGAAAAGGAAAAAGGTAATAGGCTGCCGCATCCCGCGATCGCCTCGACGAGGCACCGTCCGCTAGCTGGGGATGCCGCCCGACGCGTGATCGACCACCGCTAATGGCCTCCGCCATCTTCCGGAACCGGAATCGGGGCGTCCCCCTCACCGTGCCGGAATTGGACAATCCGCTTGGCCAAGTCATCCGGACGATGGGCCTTGCCCAACGCCTCTTCGACCGTGACCTTCTCGTCTCGCCATAAATTGAACAACGTGTCATCCATCAACTGCATCCCGAACTTGGCTCCGGTCTGCATCGAACTGTTGATCCGGAACGTTTTGTTTTCTCGAATCAAGTTGGCGATCCCTGGCGTGACCACCAAGATCTCGTATGCCGCCACTCGGCCGCCGCCAATCTTTGGCAACAACGTCTGCGCGACCACGCCGATCAACGTACTGGCCAACTGCGTTCGAATCTGGTCCTGCAAGTTTCCTGGGAACGCGTCGATGATGCGGTTAACGGTCCCCTGAGCACTGTTGGTATGCAGCGTGCCAAACACCACGTGGCCCGTTTCCGCCGCGCTGATCGCCGCTTCAATGGTCTCCAAGTCGCGAAGCTCACCGACCAGGATCACGTCGGGGTCCTGCCGCAACGCACGCCGAATCGCTTCGGAAAAACTGGGCACGTCCACGCCCACTTCACGCTGATTGATCGTGCTCTCTTTATGATCGTGATAAAACTCGATCGGGTCTTCGATCGTGATGATGTGGTGATCCACCGTCTCGTTGAGCAGGTTGATCAAACTTGCCAACGTCGTACTTTTTCCCGAACCCGTCGGCCCGGTCACCAAAAACAATCCCCGGGGCCGGTGGATCATTTTGACGACAGACTCGGGAATCCCGAGTTGCTCCGGAGTCAATTTGTCGTTGGGAATCTGACGCAGCACCATCGAGATGAAGCCGCGTTGCTTGAATACCGAGACACGGAACCGAGCCAGTTCGCCAAACGCGAACCCAAAGTCAGCACTTCCGGTCTCTTGCAGTTCTCGTTGACAACGTTCCGGCGTAATGCTCTTCATCAACCCCACCGCGTCGGCCGCATCAAGCGTCTTGGTATCGAGCTTGCGCATCCGGCCGTGCAACCGGAACACCGGCGGTTGACCGACCACGATATGAATGTCGCTAACGCCTTGCTTGATTGCCGCCTGAAGCAGCTTGTCAATGAGCACCGTGGCCATGAAGCGGATGTCTAATTGTGAGGAGGAAATTTGAAAGGCAGGTCCGCCGCCCCACGCTCGCTGTTTGCCACGCGAGCCCGTTGGGAGCGATTTACGTCAACATGGCTTCATTGCCAAATTGACGACGCCTAAATCTAAAAATAAAAAGTTCGATCGAAAAGATGCCGCTAGAGCAAGAATAATCGCGGCGGTAGCTCCATTATCACACTCGATTGCTCGCATTCAAAGAAATCGCCGAAAACGATGCCTTCGGCGCCTCCTATCCCCCCCACTGCCAAGACGAGTCCGCGCGACGCGACGTCGCTAAACCGGCGGGGTTTGATGCTAGCTAGCAAGTATTGCCCCCGGCGCGGCCTCGCTCGATCACGATTGGCCGGCGGAACGGCAACAACGTCCAATTTTGGCGTCTGTCCCCGCCAGAAACGGGGACAGATTGCCAGCAAAATTGCCGCTTACAAAGACGCCAAATCTTTGCTGATATGGCTCAGGGCGATGTCTTCGAGTTCGGTGCGTTTGGCGACTCGATAGACCTCTTCAAAGGTCGTCACGCCGCGTATCACCTTCAGCATCCCATCGGCGTAAAGTGTTGACATACCGTTCCTTATCGCTGCATTGCGAAGCTCCTGAGTGCTGGCGCCCTTGAACATCAACTCACGCAGCTTGCTGTTGACCAGCATCAACTCGTAGATCCCGATTCGGCCGCGGTATCCGGTCCGCCCACAGAACGAACATCCCTTGCCCCGCGTGAACTCGGCCTGCTTGACCATTTCGGGCGGCAGCAAGGAGTCGGCAATGACGCTTTCAGTCGGCTGGTACCTCACCTTACAGCGGGGGCAAATCGTCCTCACCAAACGCTGGGCCAAGACCGCAATGACACTACTCGCCACCATATAGCCTGGTACACCGATGTCCACCATTCGCGATATCGCACTGGGCGCATCGTTCGTGTGCAATGTACTGAAAACCAGGTGTCCAGTAAGACTGGCCTCGATTCCAGTCGCTGCGGTTTCATGATCTCGCATTTCCCCGACGAGAATAATATTGGGGGCTTGCCGCAACATCGCG carries:
- a CDS encoding GspE/PulE family protein, with the translated sequence MAARRIGQILVDLGFMTDEQLEIVLEEQEQQPGALFGKIAQDMQLITDEQLIQALAEQMSMQTVSLEDAEIPADVRGKITETMAQLYRIVPLKFDEELNRLTVATCDPQNLTIQDELRTFLGYDIAMVITTEREILQYITKHFDSDSESVEKLVAELADDEELKKMVSALETEKFNITDAAALADSAPVRKLLNMVLLLAIKDHASDIHFEPFEDEFRIRIKSEGVLYEMVPPPRHLAFAITTRIKVMASLDIAERRMPQDGRIELMVGGHPVDLRVSVLPTIFGESVVMRVLDRSVVNLSLENVGMDAVTMAAFRKAIDRPNGIILVTGPTGSGKTTTLYSALSEMNDVKDKLMTTEDPIEYDIEGIIQIPIDNDVGVTFAGCLRAILRQDPDTILVGEVRDLETAEIAIQAALTGHLVFSTLHTNSAAATVTRLKDMGIQAFMICATVEAILAQRLVRRICTKCREETKVSSSLLFDLGLDRNDIKGKKFFKGAGCDNCNNTGYKGRIAMFELMMMNDTIRELVMNNASTDEIRDVAQKDGMITLREFGMALVTDGITTLDEVVRETVEE
- a CDS encoding type IV pilus twitching motility protein PilT, translated to MATVLIDKLLQAAIKQGVSDIHIVVGQPPVFRLHGRMRKLDTKTLDAADAVGLMKSITPERCQRELQETGSADFGFAFGELARFRVSVFKQRGFISMVLRQIPNDKLTPEQLGIPESVVKMIHRPRGLFLVTGPTGSGKSTTLASLINLLNETVDHHIITIEDPIEFYHDHKESTINQREVGVDVPSFSEAIRRALRQDPDVILVGELRDLETIEAAISAAETGHVVFGTLHTNSAQGTVNRIIDAFPGNLQDQIRTQLASTLIGVVAQTLLPKIGGGRVAAYEILVVTPGIANLIRENKTFRINSSMQTGAKFGMQLMDDTLFNLWRDEKVTVEEALGKAHRPDDLAKRIVQFRHGEGDAPIPVPEDGGGH
- a CDS encoding type II secretion system F family protein; translation: MPVYQFEAMDATGREIRDEIDAANEEEAQTTIRQMGYFVTKISVKKQAAGTVQGGKKKRGRSIGGVKSKYICAFTRQLSILQDAGLPILRSLKILENNEKPGKLKFALQDVCEEIEGGSTLSEAMAKSPKVFNRLYVNMIKAGEAGGALETILQRLAEFMERAESLKKKVKGALIYPCVVVTVAALILTFIMLFIVPTFEKMFEEFGLTLPLPTLLLIAMSNYIANYWFLLIAMPVCFLIFVKLVRKFRHGRVGFDNFILKVPVFGGLIEKNILARTTRTLGTLISSGVPILEAINITRETAGNAVFERIFTKTNEQIREGEVISKPLAEHSEPGFHPMALFFWALFGMFPGIMILSVAVTARGSKIDEAGMVGNLMIMSTYMIIGGGVLSGLWYATKIKSKVISDLVVNMVDVGEETGELDTMLYKVADTYDEEVRTLTDSLTALMEPIMIVFLGCAVAFIVISLFMPLVELITGLS